The stretch of DNA AAGACCCGGACGTGGTCGATCTCGAAGGTGGCCGGGAGCCCGGTGGTGCCCGGGCGCTCGGGATCGAGGCGGCCCCAGTAGCTGCTGCCGACCTGCAGGTTGAGCCGGATGTCGACCGGACCGTCGAGCGCTCGGCGCAGGCGCGGCTCGCGGTCGAGGTCGACGAAGCCCGTCGTGCGGCCGTCGAGCGAGAACCGCAGGCAGCCGGGCGTCCAGTCGACCGCGTAGGTGTGGAAGCCGTCGGCGAGCGGCTCCGCGGCCCGCCCCCAGCCGCCGACCCGCCGGTACCCGGGAGGGGCGGTGGTGTCCTCGTGGACGGTCCAGGCGTACTGCTCGGACATCGCGCTCCGCTGCCGGGAGGTGGGGGTGCCCCACGCCTCGACGACGTCGATCTCGCCGGGCAGGTCGGAGGCCCGCAGCCAGAAGGCCGGCCAGAGCGCCCGCGAGCGGCCGGGCTCGACGGGGAGCCGAGCCCGCACCTCCCACCGTCCGTGCTGCTGGGCGAAGTGGCCGATCGTGTCGAGGTAGCCCGTGCTGACGGGACGCTCGCCGGAGGTGTCGCCGGCCGGGTCGGACCGGGCGGTGATGCGCAGGCGCCCGCCGCGCACCTCGACGGCGTCGGCCCGGATGCGGGCCTGGTCGAAGGACAGCGTCGTGTCGTCGCGGACCGTCCAGCGGTCGGGGTCGACGCGGGTGCCGGAGAACTCGTCGTGCCACGCGAGCCGACCCTGCGCAGGGTCGGAGAGGTCGAGCCGGTCGACGTCGCCGGTCCGGCAGGGCACCGCGTCGGCGGTCGGTGCGTCGGAAAGGCCGCCTCCCGGCCCGACCAGCCGCACCGTCACGAGCAGACCCGCCGCGAGGGCGAGCAGCACCACGACGAGCAGGACCCTGCGACGCACCCGGTGGCCTGCGGACGTCAGGCGCGGACGCCGGCGACGGCCTGCTGCGGGGCCACGACGCGGGCGTTGACGTCCTCGAGCTCGAGGTAGCTGGCCATGCAGGACGGGCAAGCCTCGAGGTGGACGTGGATGCGCTTCTGCTCGCGCATGCCGACGGTGCGCCGCACGAGCGACGCGAGCCGGGGACGCAGCTGACGGCACTCGTCGCTGGCCTCGACGCCGTCGGCGGCGACGTGCTGCGCGAGGTAGGCCTCGCGGAGCCCGGCGCGGGCGCGGTACACGAGCGCGGAGACGCCGTTGGCCGTGAGACCGAGCCGGTCGCTGACCTCGTGCGGCTTGAGTCCTTCGACGTCGAGGTACCAGAGCACCGTGCGCCAGCGCTCGGGCAGCGACGCGAAGGCGGACCGGACGAGGTCGCGCTCGAACGTGTCGAGCTGTCCGTGCCCGAACGGCACCGCGGTGTCGATCGTCGCGAGGTCGTCCGTCGGCTGGACGCGCTGGCGCAGCCGTCCCCGTCGGGCGGCCTCGTGGCGGACCGAGGTCAGCACGTACGCGCGGAAGGCACGCTCGGGACCGAGACCGCGGCGGAGCTGGCCGAGCACCTGGGCGAACGCCTCGGACACGGTGTCTTCGGCCTCGGTCGGTGCGCCGAGGCGCCGGGCGAGGCGCAGGGCCACGGGCCGGTACCGGCGGAACAGCTCGGCATAGGCGTCGTCGTCGCCGTCCCGCGCGAGGGACAGCAGGTGCGCGTCGTCCAGCTCTACGCCGGACGCGCGCGCAGACATGCGCGATTCATCGATGGACATCTGAACTTTCCCCTGGATCGTTCCCCGCCCTCCACCGTGGTGACGGTCTCCGGCCGGGACTGCCCGCGTTCGTGACACAGGCAGTTGCAACTCGGCCATAGTAACCGGGTGAGACAGCGGGTCAATGGCTCAACTCACAGGCACGGACGCCCGCCCGCGGCGTCATGAACGAGGCCGTCGTCGCTCCCAGTGCATGACGTCCCGCACCCGAGGAGCTCCTGCATGCAGTCCGCACCACCTCAGCCCGCCCAGCTCAGTGAGCTCGCCGGCACCCTGCGCCGACGCTGGCGCGTGCTCGCGCTGGGTGCGGTGGT from Aeromicrobium erythreum encodes:
- a CDS encoding RNA polymerase sigma factor — encoded protein: MSARASGVELDDAHLLSLARDGDDDAYAELFRRYRPVALRLARRLGAPTEAEDTVSEAFAQVLGQLRRGLGPERAFRAYVLTSVRHEAARRGRLRQRVQPTDDLATIDTAVPFGHGQLDTFERDLVRSAFASLPERWRTVLWYLDVEGLKPHEVSDRLGLTANGVSALVYRARAGLREAYLAQHVAADGVEASDECRQLRPRLASLVRRTVGMREQKRIHVHLEACPSCMASYLELEDVNARVVAPQQAVAGVRA
- a CDS encoding glycoside hydrolase family 16 protein, which gives rise to MRRRVLLVVVLLALAAGLLVTVRLVGPGGGLSDAPTADAVPCRTGDVDRLDLSDPAQGRLAWHDEFSGTRVDPDRWTVRDDTTLSFDQARIRADAVEVRGGRLRITARSDPAGDTSGERPVSTGYLDTIGHFAQQHGRWEVRARLPVEPGRSRALWPAFWLRASDLPGEIDVVEAWGTPTSRQRSAMSEQYAWTVHEDTTAPPGYRRVGGWGRAAEPLADGFHTYAVDWTPGCLRFSLDGRTTGFVDLDREPRLRRALDGPVDIRLNLQVGSSYWGRLDPERPGTTGLPATFEIDHVRVFRPRPARD